CTGCGAGTGTGAATCCGTCATGACAGGTCACGAAATTCGTGCTGTTAATCGGCAGTCTTCCTGAAGCTGCGTAGAGGTCGCTACTTCCGCTCAATCTGGTTGCCACGTCACCAATGATCCCTTTATCGCCTTTGATAAATCTCCGAATTACATCTCGATACTTTCCGTTCCACTCGGCCCACCGAAAACCGGGAAACGCTCCAACCTGATAAAGGCCTCCGGCGTCCCATGCTTCGGCAATTATGGGGATTTCAGCCAGGATCTCGGAAAATTCGATGCTCCACACCACCGGAGCATGTTCCATGGGCGTCCCATCCACCCCCCGGGTAAGGACACTTGCCAGGTCGAAACGGAACCCGTCCACATGCATTTTCCTCACCCAATATTCCAGACACTGAAGAATGAAAATTGACACGAGCGGGTGATTGCAATTCAGGGTATTGCCGCATCCGGTGAAGTCCAGGTAAACGCTCCGGTCTCGCGGGTCCAGGTGATAGAAAGATTCGTTACTGAATCCCTTGAAATTGATAGTCGGCCCGTCTGCACCTCCTTCAGCAGTGTGATTCAGCACAACGTCAAGGATTATGCCAATATCGGCTTTGTGGAGAGCCTTGACCATATCTCTGAATTCTGTCACCCCGTTTTCGGGGGAAACACAGTATCCAGGATGTGGGCTGAAGAAACTGTGGGTGGAGTATCCCCAAAAATTGCGAAGCCCCAGTTCGAATGCACAATCGGGCAGATCCTGGGGATCGAACGCCATCACAGGCATAAGCTCTACGTGAGTTATGCCAAGGTCTTTCAGATACGGAATTTTTTCGATAATTCCCAAAAAAGTCCCCGGATACTTTACGTTGGATGACGGGTGCCGGGTAAAACCGCCCACGTGCATTTCATAGATGATGGTATCTTCAACCGGCTTTACGAGAGGCGAATCATCTTCCCAGTCGTAACTGTTCGAAACAACCGCGGCCCGAATCGGTCTCGCAGTCGGGTCCTTAGCTTTGGCTTTCCGACGATCCCAAAGACAATCGGAAACAGCTACAGCCCAGGGGTCCACCAACTCCACACTCCCATCGAATCTGCATCCGGATTGTGCGGTATCCGAAGGGCCATCCATGCGCCAGGTGTAATAGGTGTTTTCCGGAAGTTTTTCCACGAACACATGCCAGAAGAAATACGTTCTATTTGTTCCGGGATCGAGTTTTATTATCTGAAACGGCTTCGATCCATCTGGCGAATCATAGAGCAGCAGCTCTGCCGATTCCGCTCTGCGACTGAACACGGAAAAATTCGTGCCCTCAATGCTGAAAGTAGCCCCGGTGGGATACCGCGAGCCCGGCTTTGTTCTGTACACCCTGTTTTCCTTATCTGAGACGTTCATGAGATGATTGTGCAAGTTTTGCAAGAAAATACGCATTCGGCAGAGGCAAAACGAACAGATTCTTTTCACCTCATTTCATGTGCGTTCAATTCGCCCGAATATTACGGGAACAACACGTAAAAGTGTCTGGTGTTGTCCACGCGAACCCAGCCTTCATCGCTGAGATCCGCATATTCGGAACCCTGCCCGATGACGGCATTGATTCCTGCGGTTTTCATGGCATCGATTGCCCGGGATCGTTCATCCCGTGTAGCGGACAGGAATTGCGCGCGGTCAAGAGCTTCGGCCGTGATCTTGATCTCCGCCAACCTTCCCCAGTACCAGAGGGGCAAGCCGATTATTCCCAGTTGTGAATTTTTGGCAATACCTTTCTCCGAGAGGAATGTGCTTACAGCGACCATATCGGAATAGACTTCCTGAAACGAGGGCTTTTTTGCTCCAAAAGACATGCCGCGAATCGTTTGGTCTACAACAGTATTGCCGATGAACCCGAGAACGGTCAGAGTCAATACAATGGACGGGATGAACGCGTACCGTGAAGCTGCAGTATTCGCCGGATTCCAGCGAGCAGACATGAACAGAGCAGCAAATCCAAGGAACAGAAACGCTGCGAGATATCTCATTTCGACGTGAACCAGGCAATAAAGGCCTATTCCAGCAACCGAAACGGCCAAGAGGATAAACGGCGTGGAAGGAGGAAAGATCTTTCCGAATCTCAGACCTCCGAGTCTCCAATGCGCCACAAGCCATAAGCCTGTCAACAAAAACAGCCAGGGACTATCCCATACTATGTCTCGGACATGTCCAGGTACGACACCCAACAAAGCAGAAACCGTTACTGCCGGTTTTATTCCGAGATTCCAATAGCACAAATCGAAACCTGCGGGACGCGTGCACGAAACAAAAGGATCGGTGGCGTAAAACAGCACGTGCGGAATCGTGCTCAATTCCTGTGGGGGATGCTCGAGAAACCCGGTTCCGGCAATCAACGTTGCATAACAGAAGCTCCCCACTTCTCCATAGGTGAACCGCCCGATACTCATGGACAGTGGAACAATCAATACCGAACTGACGATCAGCATCGTAAGGGCAGCTACTATAGTGCGAGGAGCAGCTTTCTTGAATGATCCTGAAACTGCAGCGGCAAGCACGAAAAAGACCGCGGAAAACGGAAAGAAGAAAGATTTGAAAAGGTATGCTATCCCGGAAAACAGCCCCAGGAGAAAGAAATTGCCGTACGGTTCCGGATTGTCCCGGATCCGGAGGATCAAGCTTACGATGGCCGTCACAAGGGCCAAGACCATCATTTCAGGGGCAACGAGTCTCAGCTTTACCCAATTGAGCGCCGCAAACAAAAAGATGCTGTAGCATAAGGCGGAGATGACGAAGAAGGGCAGGGGTTGCTCACGCTCGAAACCGACGCGTTTCCAGTTCTTTCCCAGTCGAGCGAGAAACGCATCGCATGAGATCATTGCAACCAACAAAGAAGCAAAATTCACTATCTTGAGCAACGGGAGTTCATTGGAACGGTTCGTATCCAAGAGAATCTGGCCCAATCCCAGAAGAAAGGCATAACCAGGACTCTCGGTCAGGTTAACGAGACCTGCCCAGTTTCCGTTCCTGAGGGCTTCTCCCATTTCGATATAGTTGATCCCGTCTCCATTCAGGTAGAAACGGGTAGTGTAGGTGAGAAAACTGCCTGCACAAATACCGATCAGCCAAAAGGCGATTCTGATCCGGGTCTGCCATGCGCTGGAAAAGGAGAGATCTTGAAGTGCCACTATTCCTGAATTATCCGTGTCGTTTTTTCCGGTAGAAACGGTGGCAGTCTTTTAGCATGCAACCACCCTTTGTGAAAAGGGCATTCTAGCAGCTATGCGTATCTATTCAGTCATTCGTGGGTAAAATGGAATTGCGAGCTCCGGAGGAGCGAACCAACAGTAGCCACGGGTGAAGCCCGTGGAACAGAGCGTCCATAATGTCTGATAGACGACCCTGGCGGGGTCGCCTCTCCGGGGCATTCATCGTATGCCGCACAGAAGTGAATGCTTACCACTGCTATGCCTCACCATCGATCACTTTACTCAGAGTTTCGCTGATTTCTTTGATAGTGTACGGTTTACCTACGACTCCTTTAAAACCGTACGTAAGATAATCGGCCATTATGGGATCGTTTGAGTACCCGCTGGAAACAATCGACTTCACATTCGGATCGATTTCCAGCAGTTTTTCCAGGGTGCGACGTCCCCCCATTCCTCCCGGCACCGTAAGATCGAGAATGACCGCCTCGAACGGATTGCCGGATTCCATGGCCGCCTTGTACAATTCCATTGCTCTCAGGCCGTCCTCTGCTACTTCAATCTCATATCCCAGATAAGTTAGTAGCTCCGTTGCAAGTTCCCGGATTATGGCTTCGTCGTCCATAAGCAATACCCGGCCCTTACCTGCGGGAATATGCTCTGTTTGATTCTCGAGGGGAGCCGCGGCAGGTTGAGTCGAAGCAGGGAGGAATACGTGGAAAGCGGTTCCTGATTCGGGATGAGATTCCACCGTAATCAGGCCGTCATGATTGCGCACGATGGAATAAGATGTGGCCAATCCTAGGCCGCTTCCCATTTTTTTCGTGGTGAAATAGGGGTCGAATATTCTCGGCAGGATCTGCTCCGGAATGCCCACACCACTGTCACGGATGCATACTTTCACGTAACAGCCGGAGGTCAGAGGAAGCCCGGAATTTTGAATCACATGGGCATTTTCCGCCGAAATGCACACAATTCCGCCCTGCGGCATAGCGTGATCTGCATTGATAATGAGATTATTCGTCACCTGACTGATTTGCGCCTCGTCAGCCTCTACAGTCCACAGATCGTTCGGTATTGAGAATTCCGGCCGTACGTTAGAGCCACGGAGTGAGAACAGAGCCGCTTCTTTCAGAATACCTGCAATTTGAACCACTTTCTTGACGGGAACGCCGCCTTTCGCAAATGTGAGTAATTGGATCGTAAGACCCTGGGCCTGAATACAAGCCCTCTCAGCTTCCTGTAGTCTCTTTGCAGTCTTGTCTTCAGGTCCGCAATAGAGTTTTGCCAGAGAAATGTTCCCGAGAATCGCGGTTAAGATATTGTTGAAATCGTGTGCAATTCCTCCCGCCAGGATTCCGAGGGATTCCAGTTTGTCCATCTTGATAAGTTCGTCTTCCATTTGCCGACGGGCGGAAATGTCATTTGCAAAAATGAGAACTGCGGGCCTCCCTTCCCACGTGATCGTCACCGCGTTGATCTCCAGCCATTTTGAAATACCATGCTTATCAATCATACGGAAATTGTGGTGAGTGGAAGATTCCGGCGACTCCAGTCCGCGGCGGTACAATTCAGCCATTCTGGCACGATCCGCGGCATGAATAAGGTACAGAAAAGGTTTGGTGAGGAGTTCCGCTTCCGAATACTTGGACATTCTCATCGCTTTGGGATTCACGAAACGCAAATGCCCGTCCTGCGCAACGAGAATCGCTTCGTTGGCATTCTCCACCACACGCCTGTATTTTTCTTCGGATTCCCGCAAGGCCTGCACTGCACGTTTTCTGTCTGTAACATCGGCTACATTGCCTAATTCCTCTTTACCGTTGCGAGCATCGGTAACGGTGGAATGAATCTCCAGCCATTTTATTCGACCGTCGGCACACCGTACCCGTACCTGCGCGCTGCGCGTGGAACGATCGTCTGCAATCAAACATTTGTCGTCAGGATAGACGAAATCGAGAAAACGTCTGCCGATCAGTTGATCTACGGAATATCCCAGAATGCGTGCGAGCGTGTTGTTGACGTATGTGAGAACTCCGGAGCGACTGAGATATATTCCCGTGAGCGAATTTTCCACGAGCTGTCTGTATCGCTTTTCTTTCTTTCTCAGAGCGCGTTCGGCTTTCTTTCTGTGCGAGATCTCAAGCGCAAGCTGTTTATTGATTGTCTCCAATCGAGAGGTTCGTTCATAAACTCTCTTTTCAAGCTCATCCTGCACTGATAGCAAATTGTCTTTTTTGTCCACGCGGGGTTTCGATTCATCGAACATGATATTGAGGTCACCCAT
The sequence above is a segment of the Desulfomonile tiedjei DSM 6799 genome. Coding sequences within it:
- the glgX gene encoding glycogen debranching protein GlgX; amino-acid sequence: MNVSDKENRVYRTKPGSRYPTGATFSIEGTNFSVFSRRAESAELLLYDSPDGSKPFQIIKLDPGTNRTYFFWHVFVEKLPENTYYTWRMDGPSDTAQSGCRFDGSVELVDPWAVAVSDCLWDRRKAKAKDPTARPIRAAVVSNSYDWEDDSPLVKPVEDTIIYEMHVGGFTRHPSSNVKYPGTFLGIIEKIPYLKDLGITHVELMPVMAFDPQDLPDCAFELGLRNFWGYSTHSFFSPHPGYCVSPENGVTEFRDMVKALHKADIGIILDVVLNHTAEGGADGPTINFKGFSNESFYHLDPRDRSVYLDFTGCGNTLNCNHPLVSIFILQCLEYWVRKMHVDGFRFDLASVLTRGVDGTPMEHAPVVWSIEFSEILAEIPIIAEAWDAGGLYQVGAFPGFRWAEWNGKYRDVIRRFIKGDKGIIGDVATRLSGSSDLYAASGRLPINSTNFVTCHDGFTLADLVSYNRKHNIENCEDNRDGTDHNLSWNCGHEGPTDDPQIQLLRLRQVKNFITVLMLSQGIPMLLSGDEVLRSQHGNNNAYCQDNPTSWFDWSLVEKNKDMLRFVTMMIAFRNRHPSLKRVRFLTGTKCASARIPDIVWHGTGLNEPEWGNFDSRALGFTLAGLKDGEEDLHVMLNMSDEPLRMGILPLSGLTWYRAVDTWRRSPEEVAEPNDQHSVKSEYYIVQPHSIVVLESRSTSRNV
- a CDS encoding PAS domain-containing hybrid sensor histidine kinase/response regulator, which translates into the protein MFDESKPRVDKKDNLLSVQDELEKRVYERTSRLETINKQLALEISHRKKAERALRKKEKRYRQLVENSLTGIYLSRSGVLTYVNNTLARILGYSVDQLIGRRFLDFVYPDDKCLIADDRSTRSAQVRVRCADGRIKWLEIHSTVTDARNGKEELGNVADVTDRKRAVQALRESEEKYRRVVENANEAILVAQDGHLRFVNPKAMRMSKYSEAELLTKPFLYLIHAADRARMAELYRRGLESPESSTHHNFRMIDKHGISKWLEINAVTITWEGRPAVLIFANDISARRQMEDELIKMDKLESLGILAGGIAHDFNNILTAILGNISLAKLYCGPEDKTAKRLQEAERACIQAQGLTIQLLTFAKGGVPVKKVVQIAGILKEAALFSLRGSNVRPEFSIPNDLWTVEADEAQISQVTNNLIINADHAMPQGGIVCISAENAHVIQNSGLPLTSGCYVKVCIRDSGVGIPEQILPRIFDPYFTTKKMGSGLGLATSYSIVRNHDGLITVESHPESGTAFHVFLPASTQPAAAPLENQTEHIPAGKGRVLLMDDEAIIRELATELLTYLGYEIEVAEDGLRAMELYKAAMESGNPFEAVILDLTVPGGMGGRRTLEKLLEIDPNVKSIVSSGYSNDPIMADYLTYGFKGVVGKPYTIKEISETLSKVIDGEA